Proteins encoded by one window of Cyanobium sp. NS01:
- a CDS encoding sodium-dependent transporter — MTRFRIGDRGRPPEHWGSALGFVLAASGSAVGLGNLWGFAYRASQGGGAAFVLLYLLIVLLVCLPVLVAEMVLGRSTGHAPLLAPVTAGGRRWAPLGWLYMAAATGILSYYAVLMGWTGRTLLHALADGLPGDMAAAQTFFASISSGGDAVLGHLLSLALTGVVVAAGIRGGIERLSRWGMPLLFLMLLGLLLWASTLPETAAGYRTFLLRWDAAKLLDPATIRNAFTQAFFSIGTGIGAILAYAAYLERRSPIPREAASVVAMDTAVGLMAGCVTFPVVASFGLGDVVSGSTVGTLFIALPTGLASLGLSGRLVAVVFFALAYIAAITSAVSLLEVPTSSLMDRLGWSRRRTTWLLVLLIAVLGLPSALDVGVLERMDAVFGGVVLISGGLGLALLLGWGAPARFLQDLRQSGSSDALVRPLLWALRWLSPPAITVGLVVSVLDLARSWSG; from the coding sequence ATGACCCGTTTCCGCATCGGCGACCGCGGCAGGCCCCCGGAACACTGGGGTTCGGCTCTGGGGTTCGTGCTGGCGGCCTCGGGCAGTGCGGTGGGCCTGGGCAATCTCTGGGGCTTCGCCTACCGGGCTTCCCAGGGCGGCGGTGCCGCCTTCGTGCTGCTCTACCTGCTGATCGTGCTGCTGGTGTGCCTGCCGGTGCTGGTGGCCGAGATGGTGCTGGGGCGCAGCACCGGCCATGCGCCGCTGCTGGCGCCGGTCACGGCGGGGGGCCGCCGCTGGGCGCCGCTGGGCTGGCTCTACATGGCGGCTGCCACGGGAATCCTCTCCTATTACGCCGTGCTGATGGGCTGGACGGGCCGCACCCTGCTGCATGCCCTGGCTGATGGCCTGCCGGGCGACATGGCGGCGGCGCAGACCTTCTTCGCGTCGATCAGCAGTGGCGGTGATGCCGTGCTCGGCCACCTGCTCAGCCTGGCCCTCACGGGTGTGGTGGTGGCCGCAGGCATCCGTGGCGGCATCGAGCGGCTCAGCCGCTGGGGCATGCCGCTGCTGTTCCTGATGCTGCTCGGCCTGCTGCTGTGGGCCAGCACCCTGCCGGAGACAGCCGCCGGCTACCGCACCTTCCTGCTGCGCTGGGATGCCGCCAAACTGCTCGACCCGGCCACGATCCGCAACGCCTTCACCCAGGCCTTCTTCTCGATCGGCACCGGCATCGGCGCGATCCTGGCCTACGCGGCCTACCTGGAGCGGCGCAGCCCCATTCCCCGCGAGGCCGCCAGCGTGGTGGCGATGGACACGGCCGTCGGGCTGATGGCCGGCTGCGTCACCTTCCCGGTGGTGGCGAGTTTCGGCCTGGGCGACGTGGTGAGCGGCAGCACCGTGGGCACCCTGTTCATCGCCCTGCCCACCGGTCTGGCCTCCCTGGGCCTGAGCGGCCGGCTCGTGGCCGTGGTGTTCTTCGCCCTGGCCTACATCGCCGCGATCACCTCCGCCGTGTCGCTGCTGGAGGTGCCCACCAGCTCCCTGATGGACCGCCTGGGCTGGAGCCGCCGCCGCACCACCTGGCTGCTGGTGCTGCTGATCGCCGTGCTGGGGCTGCCCTCGGCCCTGGATGTGGGCGTGCTGGAGCGCATGGATGCGGTGTTCGGCGGGGTGGTGCTGATCAGTGGCGGCCTGGGGCTGGCGCTGCTGCTGGGCTGGGGTGCCCCGGCGCGCTTCCTGCAGGATCTGCGTCAGTCCGGCAGCTCTGATGCCCTGGTGCGGCCCTTGCTCTGGGCCCTGCGCTGGCTGTCGCCGCCCGCCATCACGGTGGGCCTGGTGGTGTCGGTGCTCGACCTGGCCCGCAGCTGGAGCGGCTGA
- the cysS gene encoding cysteine--tRNA ligase, whose protein sequence is MTLRLTNTLTRRVEAFEPLEPGKVSIYCCGVTVYDLCHLGHARSYIAWDVLRRYLIWSGYAVTFVQNYTDIDDKILGRAAAEGSSMEVVSERNIEAFRTDMARLNILPPDRMPRATGSLGAIRRMITELEAKGAAYSADGDVYFAVMGHGGYGKLSGRDLGEQQDNAAGRVATAEEARKRHPFDFALWKGAKPGEPSYPSPWGEGRPGWHIECSAMVREELGDTIDIHLGGADLIFPHHENEIAQSEATTGKPLARLWLHNGMVNVGGEKMSKSLGNFTTIRALLDSGVSPMTLRLFTLQAHYRKPLDFSSEALEAAAAGWKGLNAALGLGQPSADSAITPVPSAGDSGALEPELAALRERFIEAMDDDLNTSAALATLFELGRPLRSLANRLERGDDSAAEAVASPAMAARLGLLQELAAVLGLKPEAPAPPQNPAGTAAAPEEAEILERIESRRAAKAARDYASADRIRAELQAEGIELIDRPGGHTEWLRR, encoded by the coding sequence GTGACCCTGCGGCTCACCAACACGCTCACCCGTCGCGTTGAGGCGTTCGAGCCTCTGGAGCCGGGCAAGGTGAGCATCTACTGCTGCGGCGTCACGGTGTATGACCTCTGCCACCTCGGCCACGCCCGCAGCTACATCGCCTGGGATGTGCTGCGCCGTTACCTGATCTGGAGCGGCTATGCGGTGACCTTCGTGCAGAACTACACCGACATCGACGACAAGATCCTCGGCCGCGCCGCCGCCGAGGGCAGCTCGATGGAGGTGGTGAGCGAGCGCAACATCGAGGCCTTCCGCACTGACATGGCCCGGCTCAACATCCTGCCCCCGGATCGGATGCCCCGGGCCACGGGCAGTCTCGGGGCGATCCGCCGCATGATCACGGAGCTGGAAGCCAAGGGCGCGGCCTATTCCGCCGACGGCGATGTGTATTTCGCCGTGATGGGCCATGGCGGCTACGGCAAGCTCTCCGGCCGCGACCTGGGCGAGCAGCAGGACAATGCCGCCGGCCGGGTGGCGACGGCGGAAGAGGCCCGCAAGCGGCACCCCTTTGATTTCGCCCTCTGGAAGGGCGCCAAGCCGGGCGAACCGAGTTATCCCTCCCCCTGGGGCGAGGGGCGGCCGGGCTGGCACATCGAGTGCTCCGCCATGGTGCGCGAGGAGCTGGGCGACACGATCGACATCCACCTGGGCGGCGCCGATCTGATCTTTCCCCACCACGAGAACGAGATCGCCCAGTCGGAGGCCACCACCGGCAAGCCCCTGGCGCGCCTCTGGCTGCATAACGGCATGGTGAATGTGGGCGGCGAGAAGATGTCCAAGTCGCTGGGCAACTTCACCACCATCCGCGCCCTGCTGGATTCGGGGGTGAGCCCGATGACCCTGCGGCTGTTCACCCTGCAGGCCCACTACCGCAAGCCCCTCGATTTCAGCAGCGAGGCCCTGGAGGCCGCCGCCGCCGGCTGGAAGGGACTCAATGCCGCCCTGGGCCTCGGCCAGCCCAGCGCCGACAGCGCCATCACCCCTGTGCCCAGCGCCGGCGATTCCGGCGCCCTGGAGCCAGAGCTGGCGGCGCTGCGTGAGCGCTTCATCGAGGCCATGGACGACGACCTCAACACCTCAGCCGCCCTGGCCACGCTGTTTGAGCTGGGCCGCCCCCTGCGCAGCCTGGCCAACCGGCTGGAGCGCGGCGACGACAGCGCCGCCGAGGCCGTTGCCAGCCCCGCCATGGCCGCCCGGCTGGGCCTGCTGCAGGAGCTGGCGGCCGTGCTGGGGCTGAAGCCAGAGGCCCCGGCCCCGCCGCAGAACCCCGCCGGCACCGCGGCAGCCCCCGAAGAAGCGGAGATCCTGGAGCGCATCGAAAGCCGCCGCGCCGCCAAGGCGGCCCGCGACTACGCCAGCGCCGACCGCATCCGCGCCGAACTGCAGGCTGAGGGCATCGAGCTGATCGACCGCCCTGGCGGCCACACCGAGTGGCTGCGCCGCTGA